CCTCCTCGGCGGTCCCCGCCGATACGGGCGGGGATGGCACAGCGATGGGCCGGGGGGCGTCCATGGGATCAGGGGACGAGAGGCGTGGTGCCGGCATAGCGGAGGAAATGGGCTCGGGCACCTGTTCGATGGAAGATGGAGAAGCAACCCGCGTCTGCCCGGCGAGCCCGATGCCCCCCACCCAGGCCGCCAGACCAGCCCCCACCAGGATCCCACTTAATCTGCGGAGAAGCCTGCCGTAGCCTTCGGCCATGGCGCTTGTTCCAGGTAACGCTCGATCATGGTCAGCAACGTCTCATTGTAGAACGCCATGATCGCCCGATGGACCTCATGCCAGTGCTCTGGAGAGCCGCCCATCTCCACCATCCGGAACACACTCTCCAGGAGATAGCCCCCGAAATGCAGAAAAGCCCGCAACAGATCCCCCAACGCTAACCCTGCAGCGACAGCCTGCTCCGCATAACGTGCTCCAACGCGCTGCGGGCGCCGGGGATCGCGATCGTGGATATAGGCCTGAAGCTCCTCCAGCAATTGGTAACACGTGGCCTGGAAAGCCGAGGCGATCTCCCCCCGTATCCGCTCAAACCAGGGAGCCTGGGGGCCGGCTCCGCGGGTGAGCTCAAGACGGAGCTGGCCCAGGGTATAGGCAATCAGCATCCGCACCCCAGGCTCCGCCCCATGCGCTCGCAGCCATGCTTCCAGATCCTGACGGGCGAACCGTCGATGCCCCCCTGCCGTCCGACGAGAGGGAATCCGCCCCGCATCCGCCCAGGCCCGAAGGGTTGCTGGATGCACGCCCAACATCGCGGCCGCTGCCTTGAGGGAGAGCCACTCCCCCGCATCCCTCGCAGGATCCTTCGTCCTTCGTTTTGCCATTCGCCGCATCCCTCCCTTTTCAGAAGTGGGTGCCCGGTGCGAGCCCAAAGCCCTCAGGAAGCTCTACAACCGAGAAGGGGCAACCGCCTGCCGGAGATAGGCCTCGATGAATTCATCCAGCTCCCCGTCCAGTACCCGTTCGACCTGGCTGGTTTCATAGTCCGTGCGATGATCCTTCACCAGCTGGTAGGGATGCAGGACATAGGACCGGATCTGATTCCCCCACTCGGCGCTCACGTGCTCCCCCTTCAGAGCAGCGATCTCCGCCCGTCGCT
This genomic interval from Thermoflexus sp. contains the following:
- a CDS encoding helix-turn-helix domain-containing protein; this translates as MAKRRTKDPARDAGEWLSLKAAAAMLGVHPATLRAWADAGRIPSRRTAGGHRRFARQDLEAWLRAHGAEPGVRMLIAYTLGQLRLELTRGAGPQAPWFERIRGEIASAFQATCYQLLEELQAYIHDRDPRRPQRVGARYAEQAVAAGLALGDLLRAFLHFGGYLLESVFRMVEMGGSPEHWHEVHRAIMAFYNETLLTMIERYLEQAPWPKATAGFSAD